A region of Massilia sp. WG5 DNA encodes the following proteins:
- a CDS encoding Rossmann-like and DUF2520 domain-containing protein translates to MSASLNIVGAGHVGRALGRLFAARGVLPVQDVLTRSHASAQAAVAFIGAGRVVDAVEALRPASVWMLAVLDDRIAGVAQQLAARGDLAGAVVFHCSGAKASSELEPLRAAGALVASVHPVRSFADPRQVADAFDGTFCGVEGDPEALAVLTPAFAAIGARVVPIDASAKTVYHAASVFASNYLTTVLDAALRAYQAAGIPAEVARELARPLASETLANVFRLGPETALSGPIARGDAATVARQQDAVNAWDPATGALYEALAAATWDLARRRNIHS, encoded by the coding sequence ATGAGCGCAAGCCTGAATATCGTTGGCGCCGGCCACGTGGGCCGCGCGCTGGGCCGCCTGTTCGCCGCGCGCGGCGTGCTGCCGGTGCAGGATGTGCTGACCCGTTCGCACGCCAGCGCGCAGGCGGCGGTGGCCTTCATTGGCGCCGGGCGCGTGGTCGATGCGGTGGAGGCGCTGCGGCCGGCGTCCGTCTGGATGCTGGCCGTGCTCGATGACCGCATCGCCGGCGTGGCGCAGCAACTGGCCGCGCGCGGCGATCTGGCCGGTGCGGTGGTGTTCCATTGCAGCGGCGCCAAGGCGTCTTCCGAGCTCGAACCCCTGCGCGCGGCTGGCGCCCTGGTCGCCAGCGTGCACCCGGTGCGCAGCTTCGCCGATCCCCGGCAGGTGGCCGATGCCTTCGACGGCACCTTCTGCGGCGTCGAAGGCGACCCGGAGGCGCTGGCCGTCCTGACGCCGGCCTTCGCGGCGATCGGCGCGCGCGTGGTCCCGATCGATGCCAGCGCCAAGACCGTGTATCACGCCGCCTCCGTGTTCGCCTCGAACTACCTCACCACGGTGCTCGACGCCGCCCTGCGCGCCTACCAGGCGGCCGGTATTCCGGCCGAGGTGGCGCGCGAGCTGGCGCGGCCGCTGGCGAGCGAGACCCTGGCCAACGTGTTCCGCCTGGGACCGGAAACCGCGCTGTCCGGCCCGATCGCGCGCGGCGACGCCGCCACCGTGGCGCGCCAGCAGGACGCCGTGAACGCCTGGGATCCGGCTACCGGCGCCTTGTACGAGGCGCTGGCGGCCGCGACCTGGGACCTGGCGCGGCGCCGCAACATTCACTCATAG
- a CDS encoding MAPEG family protein: protein MRLTAWATLAVLGVYFWTGVMAGLARAKYKVPAPAMDGPLPFQSAQRVQANTLEQLPLVLAPLWLCGMYLGDTWAAAGGLLWCVGRILYALGYYRDPSKREAGFVIGMLACGALVAGSALGLLLH from the coding sequence ATGCGCTTGACTGCGTGGGCGACGCTGGCCGTGCTCGGCGTGTATTTCTGGACCGGCGTGATGGCCGGCCTGGCCAGGGCGAAATATAAAGTGCCGGCGCCGGCGATGGATGGCCCGCTGCCGTTCCAGAGCGCGCAGCGGGTCCAGGCCAACACCCTCGAGCAGCTGCCGCTGGTGCTGGCGCCGCTATGGCTGTGCGGGATGTATCTGGGCGATACCTGGGCGGCAGCCGGCGGATTGCTGTGGTGCGTCGGGCGCATCCTGTATGCGCTGGGCTATTACCGCGACCCATCGAAACGCGAAGCCGGCTTCGTCATCGGCATGCTGGCGTGCGGCGCCTTGGTGGCCGGCAGCGCGCTCGGATTGCTGTTGCACTAG
- a CDS encoding molybdopterin-dependent oxidoreductase has product MNKRQFLGAAAAAGALPLAGQAAGASRPAPPDGPALLTVTGNIARANRGPFDPVLDQMMHKHGVSFRKAYVFDDAALRTLPALTIRPTLEYDSKPHLLRGPLLVDVLARAGATLGDKTVLVLRAVDGYNVELPLAQARARRFIVATQVDGKAMPLGGLGPLWAVYDADRVPEMAAQPLAQRFAACPWALYHVQVN; this is encoded by the coding sequence ATGAACAAACGCCAGTTCCTCGGCGCGGCGGCAGCGGCCGGCGCCCTTCCGCTCGCCGGCCAGGCCGCAGGCGCCTCCCGGCCCGCACCGCCGGATGGCCCTGCCCTGCTGACGGTTACCGGCAACATCGCCCGCGCCAATCGCGGTCCCTTCGACCCGGTGCTCGACCAGATGATGCACAAGCACGGCGTGTCCTTCCGCAAGGCCTACGTGTTCGACGATGCCGCCCTACGGACGCTGCCGGCGCTGACGATCCGTCCGACCCTGGAATATGACAGCAAGCCGCACCTGCTCCGCGGCCCGCTGCTGGTGGACGTGCTGGCGCGCGCCGGCGCCACGCTGGGGGACAAGACGGTGCTGGTGCTGCGCGCGGTGGACGGCTACAACGTCGAGCTGCCGCTGGCGCAGGCGCGCGCGCGGCGCTTCATCGTCGCCACGCAGGTGGACGGCAAGGCGATGCCGCTGGGGGGACTAGGGCCGCTATGGGCGGTGTACGACGCCGACCGGGTGCCGGAGATGGCCGCACAGCCGCTGGCGCAGCGGTTTGCCGCTTGTCCGTGGGCGCTTTATCACGTTCAAGTAAATTAA
- a CDS encoding MgtC/SapB family protein, producing MNPATTHGSVLTLPDLVNLYWSQAELQTNALVLLHLLGALLLGLLVGYERSYHGRAAGMRTYGLVCMASCALTIIAGYPNSWYGGHGAAVALVDPTRVIQGVVTGIGFLGAGVIMRSGFNISGLTTAASIWASSVIGIMVGVGFYMAAMGLAFFSAMIMIYLNRAVSMLPSRQAVAVTLRFKPGVRPQEEVLRKQALERGYEIAGGSLTIGSDKGCQEWRFVALALANHAGAPLSSLASELSGFEGVDGFLLSHARN from the coding sequence GTGAATCCGGCCACAACGCATGGCTCCGTGCTGACCTTGCCGGACCTGGTCAATCTCTATTGGTCGCAGGCCGAACTGCAGACCAATGCCCTGGTCCTGCTGCACCTGCTCGGCGCGCTGCTGCTGGGGCTCCTGGTCGGCTACGAGCGCTCCTATCACGGGCGCGCCGCCGGCATGCGTACCTATGGCCTGGTGTGCATGGCGTCCTGCGCCTTGACCATCATCGCCGGCTACCCGAACTCCTGGTATGGCGGGCATGGCGCCGCCGTGGCCCTGGTCGATCCGACCCGCGTGATCCAGGGCGTGGTCACCGGCATCGGTTTCCTCGGCGCCGGCGTGATCATGCGCTCGGGCTTCAACATCAGCGGACTGACCACCGCGGCCTCGATCTGGGCCTCGTCGGTGATCGGCATCATGGTCGGCGTCGGCTTCTACATGGCGGCGATGGGCCTGGCCTTTTTCTCCGCGATGATCATGATCTACCTGAACCGCGCGGTCAGCATGCTGCCGTCGCGCCAGGCGGTGGCGGTGACGCTGCGCTTCAAGCCCGGCGTACGGCCCCAGGAAGAGGTGCTGCGCAAGCAGGCGCTGGAGCGCGGCTACGAGATCGCCGGCGGTTCGCTCACCATCGGCAGCGACAAGGGCTGCCAGGAATGGCGCTTCGTCGCGCTGGCGCTGGCCAACCATGCGGGCGCACCGCTGTCCTCGCTGGCCTCGGAGCTGTCCGGCTTCGAGGGCGTGGACGGCTTCCTGCTCTCGCATGCCCGCAACTGA
- a CDS encoding DUF924 family protein — protein MNAQQVLDFWFGAPGSETAGQPRREWFVKSEAFDEQIRRMFGAAIDQAVAGGLREWDAEGPQGVLARILVLDQFTRNAYRNTPRSFEGDPLALAAARQLVDSGADKELPPWQRSFVYMPFEHAEDAFMQERAVELFSVLAADHPGFDESLDYAHRHRGIIARFGRFPHRNEILGRASTPEEIEFLRQPGSRF, from the coding sequence ATGAACGCCCAGCAAGTACTCGATTTCTGGTTCGGCGCGCCCGGCAGCGAGACTGCCGGCCAGCCGCGCCGCGAATGGTTCGTCAAGAGCGAGGCCTTCGACGAACAGATCCGGCGCATGTTCGGCGCGGCCATCGACCAGGCCGTCGCCGGCGGCCTGCGCGAATGGGATGCCGAGGGGCCGCAGGGCGTGCTCGCGCGCATCCTCGTGCTCGACCAGTTCACCCGCAACGCCTACCGCAACACGCCGCGTTCCTTCGAAGGCGATCCGCTGGCGCTGGCCGCCGCGCGCCAGCTGGTCGACAGCGGGGCGGACAAGGAGCTGCCGCCCTGGCAGCGCTCCTTCGTCTACATGCCTTTCGAGCACGCCGAGGACGCCTTCATGCAGGAGCGCGCGGTCGAGCTGTTCTCGGTGCTGGCCGCCGACCATCCGGGCTTCGACGAATCGCTCGACTATGCGCACCGCCACCGCGGCATCATCGCGCGTTTCGGCCGCTTCCCGCACCGTAACGAGATCCTCGGCCGCGCCTCGACCCCGGAAGAGATCGAATTCCTGCGCCAGCCCGGCTCCCGCTTCTGA
- a CDS encoding alpha-ketoglutarate-dependent dioxygenase AlkB has translation MDLFPLDTGLQPIPIEDGELALLPQLPLPLGNAEIFERLLRDTPWRHETVVVYGKRHLQPRLTAWYGEAGYTYSGLRLAPMPLTPLLAELRGAVEAATGQRYNSVLLNYYRDGADSMGMHSDDEPELGPRPAIASLSYGATRTFILRHKQSKRTLKFALADGNLLLMAGVLQQHWLHGINKTAKPTGPRLNLTFRYIA, from the coding sequence ATGGATCTGTTTCCCCTGGATACCGGCCTGCAGCCGATCCCGATCGAGGATGGCGAACTGGCGCTGCTGCCGCAACTCCCTCTGCCGCTCGGCAATGCCGAGATATTCGAACGCCTGCTGCGCGACACGCCCTGGCGCCATGAGACGGTGGTCGTGTACGGCAAGCGCCATCTGCAGCCGCGCCTGACAGCCTGGTACGGCGAAGCCGGCTATACCTATTCCGGCCTGCGCCTGGCGCCGATGCCATTGACCCCGTTGCTCGCGGAATTGCGCGGCGCGGTGGAAGCCGCCACCGGCCAGCGCTACAACAGCGTGCTGCTGAACTACTACCGCGATGGCGCCGACAGCATGGGCATGCACAGCGACGACGAGCCGGAACTGGGGCCGCGTCCGGCCATCGCCTCGCTCAGCTATGGCGCCACCCGGACCTTTATCCTGCGCCACAAGCAGAGTAAAAGGACGCTGAAATTCGCGCTCGCCGACGGTAATCTGTTACTGATGGCAGGTGTCCTTCAGCAACACTGGCTGCACGGGATCAACAAGACTGCAAAACCAACCGGACCCCGCCTCAACCTCACTTTTCGTTACATCGCCTAA
- a CDS encoding hypoxanthine-guanine phosphoribosyltransferase, whose translation MQEQDFHYNRARELLSRAEELVSADTVQTAVRNVADVLNARFDNDAIGAFPLVLGVMGGAVVFTGHLLPQLSFPLEFDYIHVTRYGDLDRGGEVVWKVIPRQNVAGRTIIVVDDILDEGETLAHVKQRLLDMGAAEVILAVFADKDLGRKKPVQADIVGLTIPNKFVVGFGMDAHGYWRNLPGLWVIKEEDKQVEEAPPAAPAA comes from the coding sequence ATGCAAGAACAGGATTTCCACTACAACCGCGCCCGCGAACTGCTCTCCCGTGCCGAAGAACTCGTCAGCGCCGACACCGTCCAGACCGCGGTGCGCAATGTCGCCGACGTGCTGAACGCACGTTTCGACAACGACGCCATCGGCGCCTTCCCGCTGGTGCTGGGCGTGATGGGTGGCGCGGTGGTCTTCACCGGCCACCTGCTGCCGCAACTCAGCTTCCCGCTCGAATTCGACTACATCCACGTCACCCGCTACGGCGACCTGGACCGCGGCGGTGAAGTCGTGTGGAAGGTGATTCCGCGCCAGAACGTGGCGGGCCGCACCATCATCGTGGTCGACGACATCCTCGACGAAGGCGAGACCCTGGCCCACGTGAAGCAGCGCCTGCTCGACATGGGCGCGGCCGAGGTGATCCTGGCCGTGTTCGCCGACAAGGACCTGGGCCGCAAGAAGCCGGTGCAGGCGGATATCGTCGGCTTGACCATCCCGAACAAGTTCGTGGTCGGCTTCGGCATGGATGCGCATGGCTACTGGCGTAACCTGCCGGGGCTGTGGGTGATCAAGGAAGAAGACAAGCAGGTGGAGGAAGCACCGCCGGCGGCGCCCGCGGCTTGA
- a CDS encoding porin family protein produces MKKLIVALIAGAAAMSAAQAQNFTDNPHAYVGAGVSSAKNVQLDEYKANGKIYGGYEFNRTWAAEAGYTDFGTNTFANGNTKGDSYYVAAKATMPINEQFSAYGKLGVEHSQRKLNTTGLELSSNDTGAYGALGVQYKLNQQVALTAEYERYGKEKDFGAKSNVWTVGAHYNF; encoded by the coding sequence ATGAAAAAGCTCATCGTTGCACTGATCGCAGGCGCTGCCGCCATGTCCGCAGCACAAGCCCAGAATTTCACCGATAACCCGCACGCCTACGTCGGCGCAGGTGTCAGCTCCGCCAAGAACGTCCAGCTGGATGAATACAAGGCAAACGGCAAGATCTACGGCGGCTACGAATTCAATCGCACCTGGGCTGCTGAAGCCGGCTACACCGATTTCGGTACCAATACTTTTGCCAACGGCAACACCAAAGGCGACAGCTACTACGTGGCAGCCAAGGCAACCATGCCGATCAACGAGCAGTTCTCGGCCTACGGCAAGCTGGGCGTCGAGCACAGCCAGCGCAAGCTGAACACCACCGGCCTGGAACTGAGCAGCAACGACACCGGCGCCTACGGTGCCCTGGGCGTCCAGTACAAGCTGAACCAGCAAGTTGCACTGACCGCCGAGTACGAGCGCTACGGCAAAGAGAAGGATTTCGGCGCCAAGTCGAACGTCTGGACCGTCGGCGCGCACTACAACTTCTAA
- a CDS encoding aminopeptidase P family protein, which yields MSATDTTALRAERLAQLRAAMARHQVDAFIVPSADPHLSEYLPGRWKGREWLSGFTGSVGTFIATRDVAGVWTDGRYYTQAEQELAGTEIRLMKIPSGASLLHIDWLADTMQPGQTVAVDARVLGLAVARLLEDALTARGVKLRTDLDLLDEIWSDRPGLPPEAVYEHEAPYACTSRADKLHATRNAMAKLGAERHFISTLDDIAYLFNLRGADVSYNPVFVAHALVEPSGATLFVAEGKIPAALRERLAQDGVRVAPYDQAARALAALPADSALLLDPRRVTAGMRQAVPAGVRVVEAINPTTFAKSRKLPPEADHVRDAMEQDGAALCEFFAWLEPTLLDADRAPLTELMIDEQITAARARRPGFVSPSFGTIAGFNANGAIMHYRATPENHAVIEGDGLLLIDSGGQYLGGTTDITRVVPVGTASSAQKRDFTLVLKGMINLSVARFPRGTRGPMLDALARAPIWAAGIDYGHGTGHGVGYFMNVHEGPQVISPTAMPEPHTAIEPGMITSNEPGIYRPGHWGIRIENLVLAQVAETTEFGEFLGFETLTLCPIDTRCIDMSLMRGDEVAWLNDYHRSVRARLLPLVDGAARDWLEQRTREI from the coding sequence ATGTCAGCAACCGACACCACTGCCCTGCGCGCCGAACGTCTTGCCCAGCTGCGCGCCGCGATGGCGCGCCACCAGGTCGACGCCTTCATCGTTCCCTCCGCCGACCCGCACCTGTCCGAGTACCTGCCCGGGCGCTGGAAAGGGCGCGAATGGCTGTCGGGCTTCACCGGCTCGGTCGGCACCTTCATCGCCACCCGGGATGTCGCCGGCGTCTGGACCGACGGCCGCTATTACACCCAGGCCGAGCAGGAACTGGCGGGCACCGAGATCCGCCTGATGAAGATCCCGTCGGGCGCCAGCCTGCTGCACATCGACTGGCTGGCCGACACCATGCAGCCCGGCCAGACCGTCGCCGTCGACGCCCGCGTGCTGGGCCTGGCCGTGGCGCGCCTGCTGGAAGACGCATTGACGGCGCGCGGCGTCAAGCTGCGCACGGATCTCGACCTGCTGGACGAGATCTGGAGCGACCGTCCCGGCCTGCCGCCCGAGGCCGTGTACGAGCACGAGGCGCCCTACGCCTGCACCTCGCGCGCCGACAAGCTGCACGCGACCCGCAACGCGATGGCGAAACTGGGCGCCGAGCGCCATTTCATCTCGACCCTGGACGACATCGCCTACCTGTTCAACCTGCGCGGCGCCGACGTCAGCTACAACCCGGTGTTCGTGGCCCATGCGCTGGTCGAGCCGTCGGGCGCGACGCTGTTCGTCGCCGAGGGCAAGATCCCGGCCGCGCTGCGCGAGCGCCTGGCGCAGGATGGCGTGCGCGTCGCCCCGTACGACCAGGCGGCCCGGGCCTTGGCCGCGCTACCGGCGGACAGCGCCCTGCTGCTCGATCCGCGCCGCGTCACCGCCGGCATGCGCCAGGCCGTACCCGCGGGCGTGCGCGTGGTCGAGGCGATCAACCCGACCACCTTCGCCAAGTCGCGCAAGCTGCCGCCCGAAGCCGACCACGTGCGCGACGCCATGGAGCAGGACGGCGCGGCCCTGTGCGAATTCTTCGCCTGGCTCGAACCGACCCTGCTTGATGCCGACCGCGCGCCGCTCACCGAGCTCATGATCGACGAGCAGATCACCGCGGCGCGCGCGCGCCGTCCGGGCTTCGTGAGCCCCAGCTTCGGCACCATCGCCGGCTTCAACGCCAACGGCGCGATCATGCATTACCGCGCCACGCCCGAGAACCATGCCGTGATCGAGGGCGACGGCCTGCTGCTGATCGACTCGGGCGGCCAGTACCTGGGCGGCACCACCGACATCACCCGCGTGGTCCCGGTCGGCACGGCATCAAGCGCGCAGAAGCGCGACTTCACGCTGGTGCTGAAAGGGATGATCAACCTGTCGGTGGCGCGCTTCCCGCGCGGCACCCGCGGCCCGATGCTGGACGCCCTGGCGCGTGCGCCGATCTGGGCCGCCGGCATCGACTACGGCCACGGCACCGGCCACGGCGTCGGCTACTTCATGAACGTGCACGAAGGCCCGCAGGTGATCTCGCCGACCGCCATGCCCGAGCCGCACACCGCGATCGAGCCGGGCATGATCACCTCGAACGAGCCGGGCATCTACCGCCCCGGCCACTGGGGCATCCGCATCGAGAACCTGGTGCTGGCCCAGGTGGCCGAGACCACGGAGTTCGGCGAGTTCCTCGGCTTCGAAACGCTGACCCTGTGCCCGATCGACACCCGCTGCATCGACATGTCCCTGATGCGCGGCGACGAGGTCGCGTGGCTGAACGACTACCACCGCAGCGTGCGCGCACGCCTGCTGCCGCTGGTCGACGGCGCCGCGCGCGACTGGCTCGAACAACGTACCCGGGAGATCTGA